The proteins below come from a single Streptomyces sp. B3I8 genomic window:
- a CDS encoding cytochrome P450, producing the protein MAAVVSDLAFDPWDPGFVADPYPAFAELRAWGRVLYYAPTDQWLVPHHTDVAALLRDRRLGRSYRHRFSHEEFGRTPPPPEHEPFHTLNDHGMLDLEPPDHTRIRRLVSKAFTPRTVERLRPYVHGLADELVSRLVAAGGGDLLTDLAEPLPVAVIAEMLGIPESERAPLRPWSADICGMYELNPSRETAERAVRASVEFSDYLRDLIAARRKHPGDDLISGLIAAHDEDDRLTEQEMISTAVLLLNAGHEATVNATTNGWWALFRHPEQLAALRADHSLIPSAVEELLRYDTPLQLFERWVLDDIEIDGTVIPRGAELALLFGSANHDPEVFETPQTLDLARRDNPHISFSAGLHYCIGAPLARLELAASMTALLTRAPTLRPTTEPERRPNFVMRGLRALHVEVA; encoded by the coding sequence ATGGCTGCTGTTGTGTCCGACCTGGCGTTCGACCCCTGGGACCCGGGGTTCGTGGCCGACCCGTACCCCGCCTTCGCCGAGCTGCGCGCCTGGGGCCGGGTGCTGTACTACGCGCCGACCGACCAGTGGCTGGTGCCGCACCACACGGACGTCGCGGCGCTGCTGCGGGACCGCCGGCTCGGCCGGAGCTACCGGCACCGCTTCTCGCACGAGGAGTTCGGCCGCACCCCGCCCCCGCCGGAGCACGAGCCGTTCCACACCCTCAACGACCACGGCATGCTCGATCTGGAGCCGCCGGACCACACCCGCATCCGGCGGCTGGTGTCGAAGGCGTTCACCCCGCGCACGGTGGAGCGGCTGCGGCCGTACGTGCACGGTCTCGCGGACGAGCTGGTGTCCCGCCTGGTGGCGGCCGGCGGCGGCGACCTGCTGACGGACCTGGCCGAACCGCTCCCGGTCGCGGTGATCGCCGAGATGCTCGGCATCCCGGAGTCCGAACGCGCCCCGCTGCGGCCCTGGTCGGCCGACATCTGCGGGATGTACGAGCTGAACCCCTCGCGGGAGACGGCCGAGCGGGCGGTACGGGCGTCGGTGGAGTTCTCCGACTACCTGCGTGACCTGATCGCGGCCCGTCGGAAGCACCCCGGCGACGACCTGATCTCGGGCCTGATCGCGGCCCACGACGAGGACGACCGCCTCACCGAGCAGGAGATGATCTCCACCGCCGTCCTGCTGCTGAACGCGGGCCACGAGGCGACCGTCAACGCCACCACCAACGGCTGGTGGGCCCTGTTCCGTCACCCCGAACAGCTCGCCGCCCTGCGCGCGGACCACTCCCTGATCCCGTCCGCCGTCGAGGAGCTGCTGCGCTACGACACCCCGCTCCAGCTCTTCGAACGCTGGGTGCTGGACGACATCGAGATCGACGGCACGGTGATCCCCCGGGGCGCGGAACTCGCACTGCTGTTCGGCTCGGCCAACCACGACCCCGAGGTGTTCGAAACCCCGCAGACCTTGGACCTCGCCCGCCGCGACAACCCGCACATCTCCTTCAGCGCCGGCCTCCACTACTGCATCGGCGCGCCCCTGGCCCGCCTGGAACTGGCGGCCTCCATGACGGCCCTCCTGACCCGGGCCCCCACCCTGCGGCCGACGACGGAACCGGAGCGCAGGCCCAACTTCGTGATGCGCGGCCTGCGGGCCCTGCACGTGGAGGTCGCCTGA
- a CDS encoding serine/threonine-protein kinase, with product MEQLGADDPQVIGGYRLLARLGAGGMGQVYLARSDRGRTVAVKLVRRDLAEREEFRARFRQEVGAARRVGGDWTAPVLDADTEAEVPWVATGYVAGPSLESVVGRDHGPLPESSVRYLAAGLAGALRDIHAAGLVHRDLKPSNVLVTIDGPRVIDFGIARALETAGDEGLTRAGALVGSPGFMAPEQVRGDRITPACDVFCLGTLLAYAATGALPFGAADSGAHALMFRIAQEEPDLTKVPQGLAGLVRDCLHKDPARRPSPAEVLARTGAEDTLTGGRTREPWLPGALVAQLGRHAVRLLEVESPGPVDTGAGEVGRTPTQVVGGPAGTGPGAGPGAGGTPAGAYPAFGPPPSPYGSGPVPSPYGGRPVPAPVPPAPRSSRRATVALVAVAVVVALGAGGAVLAVMRGGSDSGGRGLHGGTASASPTTGSNSPQGGAVPRGYVGTWTARIDNANGHSTRRLVVRQGHVGERVLTLTAEGPAGTGRYHCVFTAKLAAKPVAGGPVSIGPSTVTVGRPAASCTPGAATELALLPDGRLRRTTTDGNALTYARKG from the coding sequence GTGGAGCAGCTCGGGGCGGACGATCCACAGGTCATCGGGGGCTATCGGCTGCTGGCGCGGCTCGGCGCCGGGGGCATGGGGCAGGTGTACCTGGCCCGGTCCGACCGGGGCCGCACGGTCGCCGTGAAACTCGTGCGGCGGGACCTGGCGGAGCGGGAGGAGTTCCGGGCGCGGTTCCGCCAGGAGGTCGGGGCGGCCCGCCGGGTCGGCGGGGACTGGACCGCGCCGGTCCTCGACGCGGACACCGAGGCCGAGGTCCCGTGGGTGGCCACCGGGTACGTCGCCGGGCCGTCCCTGGAGAGCGTGGTGGGCCGCGACCACGGGCCCCTGCCGGAGAGCTCGGTGCGCTACCTCGCGGCCGGGCTCGCGGGCGCCCTGCGGGACATCCACGCGGCGGGCCTCGTCCACCGCGACCTCAAGCCGTCCAACGTGCTGGTCACGATCGACGGGCCGCGCGTCATCGACTTCGGCATCGCGCGGGCACTGGAGACGGCGGGCGACGAGGGCCTCACGCGGGCGGGCGCGCTGGTCGGCTCGCCCGGGTTCATGGCGCCCGAACAGGTGCGCGGGGACCGGATCACCCCGGCCTGCGACGTCTTCTGCCTCGGCACGCTGCTCGCGTACGCGGCCACCGGCGCACTCCCGTTCGGCGCGGCGGACAGCGGGGCGCACGCGCTGATGTTCCGCATCGCGCAGGAGGAGCCGGACCTGACGAAGGTGCCTCAGGGGCTGGCCGGGCTGGTGCGGGACTGCCTGCACAAGGACCCGGCGCGGCGGCCCTCGCCGGCGGAGGTGCTGGCCCGCACGGGGGCCGAGGACACGCTGACCGGCGGGCGGACGCGGGAGCCGTGGCTGCCGGGGGCGCTGGTGGCGCAGCTCGGGCGGCATGCGGTGCGGTTGCTGGAGGTGGAGAGCCCGGGGCCGGTGGACACGGGTGCGGGGGAGGTGGGGCGGACGCCCACGCAGGTGGTGGGCGGGCCCGCCGGGACAGGGCCCGGGGCTGGGCCCGGGGCCGGGGGTACGCCCGCGGGGGCGTACCCGGCGTTCGGGCCACCGCCGTCGCCGTACGGGAGCGGGCCGGTGCCGTCCCCGTACGGGGGCCGGCCGGTGCCCGCGCCCGTTCCGCCGGCGCCGCGGAGCAGTCGGCGGGCGACGGTCGCGCTGGTCGCCGTGGCGGTGGTCGTCGCGCTGGGAGCCGGCGGGGCGGTGCTGGCGGTGATGCGGGGCGGGAGCGACAGCGGCGGCCGGGGCCTCCACGGGGGTACGGCGTCGGCGTCCCCCACGACCGGGTCGAACTCCCCGCAGGGCGGAGCGGTCCCGCGCGGCTACGTCGGGACGTGGACGGCGCGCATCGACAACGCGAACGGGCACAGTACGCGGCGGCTGGTCGTGCGGCAGGGACACGTGGGGGAGCGGGTGCTGACGCTGACGGCGGAGGGGCCGGCGGGGACCGGGCGGTACCACTGTGTGTTCACGGCGAAGCTGGCGGCGAAGCCGGTGGCGGGTGGGCCGGTGTCGATCGGGCCGTCGACGGTGACGGTCGGGAGACCGGCGGCGTCGTGCACGCCGGGGGCCGCGACGGAGCTGGCCCTCCTCCCGGACGGCCGCCTCCGCCGCACGACGACGGACGGCAACGCGCTGACGTACGCGCGGAAGGGGTGA
- a CDS encoding response regulator, protein MRAGTAGGAGDRPAIRIVIADDQMMVREGFSVLLNAMPDMEVVGEAVNGREAVERVRELAPDVVLMDIRMPELNGIEATREVVAADGRTKVLVLTTFDLDEYVYQALRAGASGFLLKDASARQLADGVRVVAAGEALLAPSVTRRLITEFSRLADAPRTPATTPGAYGELTERETEVLVLIAQGLSNAEIAGRLVVAESTIKTHVSRVLVKLGLRDRTQAAVFAYEARLVTPG, encoded by the coding sequence GTGAGGGCGGGCACCGCGGGCGGTGCGGGCGACCGTCCCGCGATCCGGATCGTGATCGCGGACGACCAGATGATGGTGCGCGAGGGCTTCTCGGTCCTGCTCAACGCGATGCCGGACATGGAGGTCGTCGGCGAGGCGGTCAACGGGCGGGAGGCGGTGGAAAGGGTCCGGGAGCTGGCCCCGGACGTGGTCCTCATGGACATCCGCATGCCGGAACTGAACGGTATCGAGGCGACCCGGGAGGTCGTCGCGGCCGACGGGCGGACGAAGGTGCTGGTGCTGACCACGTTCGACCTCGACGAGTACGTGTACCAGGCGCTGCGGGCGGGGGCGTCCGGGTTCCTGCTCAAGGACGCCTCGGCGCGGCAGCTCGCCGACGGGGTGCGGGTGGTGGCCGCCGGGGAGGCGCTGCTCGCGCCCTCGGTGACCCGGCGGCTGATCACGGAGTTCTCCCGGCTGGCCGACGCCCCGAGAACGCCGGCGACGACCCCGGGCGCGTACGGGGAGCTGACCGAACGGGAGACGGAGGTGCTGGTCCTGATCGCGCAGGGGCTGTCCAACGCGGAGATCGCCGGGCGGCTGGTGGTCGCCGAGTCGACGATCAAGACGCACGTCAGCCGGGTCCTGGTGAAGCTGGGCCTGCGCGACCGCACCCAGGCGGCGGTCTTCGCCTACGAGGCCCGCCTGGTCACCCCCGGCTGA
- a CDS encoding dolichyl-phosphate beta-glucosyltransferase, translated as MSRTAAQDVIEDMSATSIDLTVVVPAYNEEERLAPTLDAIVTYLSRTAGAGNGADPHAWEIVVVDDGSTDATGEVVAGAAAREPRIRLVSSPGNRGKGNALRLGVLASRGRRVLVTDADLAAPIEELDRLDKALTDGHAAAIGSRATAGATIERHQHRIRELLGRAGNVLIRQVAVPGIRDTQCGFKLFDGDRAREAFAASRLDGWGIDVEILQHFRRSGWPVAEVPVRWSHQPGSKVRPLDYGRMLAELAVLRVRATRPADLLVPVLFLLLSFALYSGRWADPGHRYLPDSLQDQNQWEWFFAVTADNVSHLRNPLFTTLQGFPDGVNLMANTVMLGLSVPFAPLTLWLGPAVSLALVMTLGLAATATAWYRLIVKRVVRHRGAAFAGAALATFAPPMVSHANAHPNFVVLFMIPLMIDRALRLCVGTRVGHDGIVLGVMTAYQIYLGEEPLLLTSLGLVLFAGTYAALRPDVARAAWRPLAKGLGIAVAVCLPLVSFALYWQFFGPQSYKSVLHGDNAGNSPLALLAFAERSLAGDADHANALSLNPTEQNAFYGWPLALLALGIVVRLWDRALVKALAVTAAGAALLSLGPEVRVPLTDTTLPGPWKLLAHRPLFESVIEGRVAMVCAPALGMLLALALERLVPERLAPEPVAGTSIRVLTGARLVGLAAVVAALLPIVPAPLRTVPREKVPAFIADGTYKSYVREGESLVPVPLPDPGYAEALHWQTAAHLGFKLPGGYFNGPWGPDRIGIYGAVPRATSNLFSDVRNSGTAPDLEIRSWRQQARADFAYWKAGVLVLAPQAGDEALRKTVQDLTGDPGTWVGGVWVWDLDGKGTITTRPGGDARP; from the coding sequence ATGAGCCGGACCGCCGCCCAGGACGTCATAGAGGACATGTCGGCCACCTCCATCGACCTGACGGTCGTCGTGCCCGCGTACAACGAGGAAGAGCGCCTGGCGCCCACGTTGGACGCGATCGTCACGTATCTGAGCAGGACCGCCGGCGCCGGGAACGGCGCGGACCCCCACGCGTGGGAGATCGTCGTCGTGGACGACGGCTCCACCGACGCGACCGGCGAGGTCGTGGCCGGGGCCGCCGCCCGCGAACCGCGCATACGCCTGGTGAGCAGCCCCGGCAACCGGGGCAAGGGCAACGCGCTGCGGCTCGGCGTGCTCGCCTCCCGGGGCCGCCGGGTGCTGGTCACCGACGCCGACCTGGCCGCGCCCATCGAGGAGCTGGACCGGCTGGACAAGGCGCTCACCGACGGCCACGCGGCCGCCATCGGCTCCCGCGCCACCGCCGGCGCCACGATCGAACGGCACCAGCACCGGATACGGGAACTGCTCGGCCGGGCCGGGAACGTGCTGATACGCCAGGTCGCCGTCCCCGGCATCCGGGACACCCAGTGCGGCTTCAAGCTGTTCGACGGCGACCGGGCGCGCGAGGCGTTCGCCGCCTCCCGGCTCGACGGCTGGGGCATCGACGTGGAGATCCTCCAGCACTTCCGCCGCTCCGGCTGGCCGGTCGCCGAGGTTCCGGTGCGCTGGTCGCACCAGCCCGGCTCGAAGGTGCGCCCGCTGGACTACGGGCGCATGCTCGCCGAACTCGCGGTCCTCAGGGTGCGCGCGACGCGCCCGGCCGACCTGCTGGTGCCGGTGCTGTTCCTGCTGCTGTCCTTCGCGCTGTACTCCGGCCGCTGGGCCGACCCCGGCCACCGCTATCTGCCCGACTCCCTCCAGGACCAGAACCAGTGGGAGTGGTTCTTCGCGGTCACCGCCGACAACGTCAGTCACTTGCGCAACCCCCTCTTCACCACCCTCCAGGGCTTCCCGGACGGCGTGAACCTCATGGCCAACACGGTCATGCTGGGGCTGAGCGTGCCGTTCGCCCCGCTCACTCTGTGGCTGGGGCCCGCGGTGTCGCTGGCGCTGGTGATGACACTGGGTCTCGCGGCGACGGCCACCGCCTGGTACCGGCTGATCGTGAAGCGGGTCGTACGGCACCGGGGCGCGGCCTTCGCCGGGGCGGCGCTCGCCACGTTCGCGCCGCCGATGGTCAGCCACGCCAACGCGCACCCCAACTTCGTCGTGCTGTTCATGATCCCGCTGATGATCGACCGGGCGCTGCGGCTGTGCGTGGGGACCCGAGTGGGGCACGACGGGATCGTGCTCGGCGTGATGACGGCATACCAGATCTACCTGGGCGAGGAGCCGCTGCTGCTCACCTCGCTGGGTCTTGTGCTGTTCGCGGGCACGTACGCCGCCCTGCGCCCGGACGTGGCACGGGCGGCGTGGCGGCCGCTGGCGAAGGGGCTCGGCATCGCGGTGGCTGTCTGTCTGCCGCTGGTGTCGTTCGCGCTGTACTGGCAGTTCTTCGGGCCGCAGAGCTACAAGAGCGTGCTGCACGGCGACAACGCGGGCAACAGCCCGCTCGCCCTGCTCGCCTTCGCCGAGCGCTCGCTGGCGGGCGACGCGGACCACGCCAACGCGCTGTCGCTGAACCCGACCGAGCAGAACGCCTTCTACGGCTGGCCACTGGCGCTGCTCGCGCTCGGCATCGTCGTACGGCTGTGGGACAGGGCGCTGGTCAAGGCGCTGGCGGTGACGGCGGCGGGGGCGGCGCTGCTGTCGCTCGGGCCCGAGGTGCGCGTCCCGCTGACGGACACCACCCTGCCGGGGCCGTGGAAGCTGCTCGCGCACCGGCCGCTGTTCGAGTCGGTGATCGAGGGGCGCGTGGCGATGGTGTGCGCGCCGGCGCTCGGCATGCTGCTCGCGCTGGCACTGGAGCGCCTGGTGCCGGAACGCCTGGCGCCGGAACCGGTGGCCGGGACGTCCATCCGCGTCCTCACGGGCGCCCGGCTCGTCGGCCTGGCGGCCGTCGTCGCCGCACTGCTGCCGATCGTCCCGGCACCGCTGAGGACGGTCCCGCGCGAGAAGGTCCCGGCGTTCATCGCGGACGGCACCTACAAGTCGTACGTCCGCGAGGGCGAGAGCCTGGTGCCGGTGCCGCTGCCCGACCCGGGGTACGCGGAGGCGCTGCACTGGCAGACCGCCGCCCACCTCGGCTTCAAGCTGCCGGGCGGCTACTTCAACGGCCCCTGGGGCCCCGACCGCATCGGCATCTACGGCGCCGTCCCGCGCGCCACCTCCAACCTCTTCAGCGACGTCCGCAACAGCGGCACCGCGCCCGACCTGGAGATCCGGAGCTGGCGGCAGCAGGCGCGGGCCGACTTCGCGTACTGGAAGGCGGGCGTGCTGGTGCTGGCCCCCCAGGCAGGCGACGAGGCGCTGCGCAAGACCGTGCAGGACCTGACCGGCGACCCCGGTACGTGGGTGGGCGGGGTGTGGGTGTGGGACCTGGACGGGAAGGGCACCATAACGACCCGGCCGGGCGGCGACGCCCGACCCTGA
- a CDS encoding GntR family transcriptional regulator: MPGIGGNGAVTRSTLRQQLADALRDEVLAGRLQPGQEFTVKEIAEQYGVSATPVREALVDLSAQGLLDAAQHRGFAVRAYSPADHRSMLQARALVTDGIFRRLTATGFDPDADPRTAGTLAGVRRRGEEARRAAAAGDLGVLVGYDVRFWRELGELYGNVHLTDFLHRLRVQTWACTVQLLRRAGATGGPGATGGPPDPGRPPGAPVPHGLFWTGYTDLVDALARRDPAGAHSVVTAYDTHSLALLERLAAVG, from the coding sequence ATGCCCGGCATCGGCGGCAACGGCGCCGTAACCCGCAGCACCCTCCGGCAGCAGCTCGCGGACGCCCTCCGCGACGAGGTGCTGGCCGGCCGGCTCCAGCCGGGGCAGGAGTTCACGGTCAAGGAGATCGCCGAGCAGTACGGCGTCTCGGCCACCCCCGTCCGCGAGGCGCTGGTCGACCTGTCCGCGCAGGGGCTGCTGGACGCGGCGCAGCACCGCGGCTTCGCGGTGCGCGCGTACTCCCCGGCGGACCACCGGAGCATGCTCCAGGCCCGCGCCCTGGTCACCGACGGCATCTTCCGCCGGCTCACGGCCACCGGCTTCGACCCGGACGCCGACCCCCGCACGGCCGGCACGCTCGCCGGGGTGCGGCGGCGCGGTGAGGAGGCCCGGCGCGCGGCCGCGGCGGGCGACCTCGGCGTGCTCGTCGGCTACGACGTCCGCTTCTGGCGCGAGCTCGGCGAGCTGTACGGCAACGTCCACCTCACCGACTTCCTGCACCGGCTGCGCGTGCAGACCTGGGCGTGCACGGTGCAGTTGCTGCGCCGGGCGGGCGCCACCGGCGGACCGGGCGCCACCGGCGGACCGCCGGACCCCGGCCGCCCTCCGGGGGCGCCCGTGCCGCACGGGCTGTTCTGGACCGGTTACACCGACCTCGTCGACGCGCTCGCCCGGCGCGACCCGGCCGGCGCGCACTCCGTCGTCACCGCGTACGACACGCATTCCCTGGCCCTGCTGGAACGGCTGGCGGCCGTCGGATGA
- a CDS encoding sensor histidine kinase, translated as MTETTQTQVIPPRSGMTARTPELRLAADVLKGLRQDLFLDALAYRPLPPMRADGPLIRGLPRRVREYAARTPHALVAAAGTVAMLVLWATRDRGAVAVLAGLLVLAPVLLTLARPVGAFWLSLAVAPVATELLDDAWSDWPWPVGVFVSHLTVLVVVAIRTRPRTAWWMWLLTAVYSLSTGPFFTGNHYQPANTAQMLTTSAVLLLAVTVWHIRRTAERQVTAEQTQTAQERSRRTLLEERTTIARELHDVVAHHMSVVAIQAEAAPYRVENPPPELEKAFVTIRENAVAALTELRRVLGVVRAEDYEVPDAPQPTLADLDALLANVRGAGLPVDKVVTGAVRELPQGVELSAYRIVQEALSNSLRHAPGAGARVEIGYVLGGLGLRVVNDPPPQLSLVKPSPGAGHGLTGMRERVTMLDGGMTAGPTEDGGYEVTVFLPVATAPAGGTGGEA; from the coding sequence GTGACCGAGACGACGCAGACGCAAGTGATTCCACCGCGGAGCGGGATGACGGCGCGCACCCCGGAACTCCGCCTGGCCGCCGACGTATTGAAGGGCCTGCGGCAGGACCTGTTCCTCGACGCCCTCGCCTACCGCCCGTTGCCGCCGATGCGTGCCGACGGCCCGCTGATCCGCGGGCTGCCCCGCAGGGTCCGGGAGTACGCGGCCCGGACGCCGCACGCCCTGGTGGCGGCGGCCGGCACCGTGGCGATGCTCGTCCTCTGGGCGACGCGGGACAGGGGCGCGGTGGCCGTGCTGGCCGGACTTCTGGTGCTGGCGCCGGTGCTGCTGACGCTGGCCCGGCCGGTGGGCGCCTTCTGGCTGTCCCTCGCGGTGGCCCCGGTCGCCACCGAACTGCTGGACGACGCCTGGAGCGACTGGCCCTGGCCCGTCGGTGTGTTCGTGTCCCATCTGACGGTGCTCGTGGTCGTCGCGATCCGCACCCGGCCCCGTACGGCGTGGTGGATGTGGCTGCTGACCGCGGTGTACAGCCTGTCCACCGGTCCGTTCTTCACCGGGAACCACTACCAGCCCGCCAACACCGCGCAGATGCTGACCACTTCGGCCGTCCTCCTGCTCGCGGTGACCGTCTGGCACATACGCCGCACCGCCGAGCGCCAGGTCACGGCGGAGCAGACGCAGACCGCGCAGGAACGCTCCCGGCGCACCCTGCTGGAGGAGCGCACCACCATCGCCCGGGAGCTGCACGACGTGGTGGCCCATCACATGTCGGTGGTCGCCATCCAGGCGGAGGCCGCCCCGTACCGGGTCGAGAACCCGCCGCCCGAGCTGGAGAAGGCCTTCGTCACCATCCGGGAGAACGCGGTGGCGGCACTGACCGAGCTGCGGCGCGTCCTCGGCGTCGTCCGCGCGGAGGACTACGAGGTCCCGGACGCCCCGCAGCCCACCCTGGCCGACCTGGACGCCCTGCTCGCCAATGTGCGGGGGGCGGGGCTGCCGGTGGACAAGGTGGTGACGGGCGCGGTGCGGGAGCTGCCGCAGGGTGTGGAGCTGTCGGCGTACCGGATCGTGCAGGAGGCGCTGAGCAACAGCCTGCGGCACGCGCCGGGGGCGGGCGCCCGGGTCGAGATCGGGTACGTCCTCGGCGGGCTCGGACTGCGCGTCGTCAACGATCCGCCGCCGCAGCTCTCCCTGGTCAAGCCCTCGCCCGGCGCCGGGCACGGCCTCACGGGGATGCGCGAGCGGGTCACCATGCTGGACGGTGGGATGACGGCCGGCCCGACCGAGGACGGAGGGTACGAGGTGACGGTGTTCCTGCCGGTCGCCACCGCGCCCGCCGGCGGCACCGGGGGCGAGGCGTGA
- a CDS encoding adenylosuccinate synthase yields MPALVLLGAQWGDEGKGKATDLLGGSVDYVVRYQGGNNAGHTVVVGDQKYALHLLPSGILTPECTPVIGNGVVIDPSVLFSELNGLNERGVDTSKLLISGNAHLITPYNVTVDKVTERFLGKRKIGTTGRGIGPTYADKINRVGIRVQDLYDESILTQKVEAALDVKNQILTKLYNRRAIAVDQAVTELLTHADRLKPYVSDTTLVLNDALDEGKVVLFEGGQGTLLDIDHGTYPFVTSSNPTAGGACTGTGVGPTKITRVIGILKAYTTRVGSGPFPTELFDEDGEALRRIGGERGVTTGRDRRCGWFDAVIARYATRVNGLTDFFLTKLDVLTGWERIPVCVAYEIDGRRVEELPYSQTDFHHAKPIYETLPGWSEDITKAKTFADLPKNAQDYVKALEEMSGAPISAIGVGPGRTETIQVNSFI; encoded by the coding sequence GTGCCCGCACTTGTGCTGCTCGGTGCTCAGTGGGGTGACGAAGGCAAGGGAAAGGCGACCGACCTGCTCGGTGGCTCCGTGGACTATGTGGTGCGTTACCAGGGCGGCAACAACGCCGGCCACACGGTCGTCGTGGGCGACCAGAAGTACGCGCTCCACCTCCTCCCTTCCGGAATCCTCACCCCGGAGTGCACTCCGGTCATCGGCAACGGCGTCGTCATCGACCCGTCGGTCCTGTTCTCCGAGCTGAACGGGCTGAACGAGCGAGGCGTCGACACGTCCAAGCTCCTGATCAGCGGTAATGCGCACCTCATCACGCCGTACAACGTGACCGTCGACAAGGTGACGGAGCGGTTCCTCGGCAAGCGCAAGATCGGCACCACCGGCCGCGGCATCGGCCCCACCTACGCCGACAAGATCAACCGCGTCGGCATCCGGGTGCAGGACCTGTACGACGAGTCGATCCTGACCCAGAAGGTCGAGGCGGCGCTCGACGTCAAGAACCAGATCCTCACCAAGCTCTACAACCGCCGCGCGATCGCCGTCGACCAGGCCGTCACGGAACTGCTCACCCACGCGGACCGCCTCAAGCCGTACGTCTCCGACACCACCCTGGTGCTGAACGACGCGCTCGACGAGGGCAAGGTCGTCCTCTTCGAGGGTGGCCAGGGCACGCTGCTCGACATCGACCACGGCACGTACCCCTTCGTGACCTCGTCCAACCCGACCGCGGGCGGCGCCTGCACCGGCACCGGCGTCGGCCCCACGAAGATCACCCGGGTCATCGGCATCCTCAAGGCGTACACCACCCGCGTCGGCTCCGGCCCCTTCCCGACCGAACTGTTCGACGAGGACGGCGAGGCACTGCGCCGCATCGGCGGCGAGCGGGGCGTCACCACGGGCCGCGACCGCCGCTGCGGCTGGTTCGACGCGGTCATCGCCCGCTACGCGACCCGCGTCAACGGCCTGACCGACTTCTTCCTCACCAAGCTCGACGTCCTCACCGGCTGGGAGCGCATCCCGGTCTGCGTGGCCTACGAGATCGACGGCAGGCGCGTCGAGGAACTCCCGTACTCGCAGACCGACTTCCACCACGCGAAGCCGATCTACGAGACGCTCCCCGGCTGGTCCGAGGACATCACCAAGGCCAAGACCTTCGCCGACCTCCCGAAGAACGCGCAGGACTACGTGAAGGCCCTGGAGGAGATGTCCGGCGCCCCGATCTCCGCCATCGGCGTCGGCCCGGGCCGCACGGAGACGATCCAGGTCAACTCGTTCATCTGA
- a CDS encoding diacylglycerol kinase, giving the protein MAEVATTAMTSASPSATSEQLLVVVDAAARRTDGESVRIAKDVLSAGAATKVCLPDGPEEFARALLRRGARRPVVVGDDRALLRTVALLHRRRELAGCALSMVPVGGPVALARSLGLPGSAVAAARAVLDGRERRLDLLVDDSDGVVLGGVRIPSGAGTGAGGFPGDGGPEDGWGFGAEAAGGAGRGAAGGRPRPWLRTCRSLVRTLAARPARSGGGDPQRLRVEVDGETVVDLDQPLESVSVRPGGAGGLVTVELRPVSPGAAVETLRATGRRVTVSGADFHYRADDTVLCGPVRTRTWEAREGAWGLTLPSVSPRGG; this is encoded by the coding sequence ATGGCCGAGGTGGCGACTACCGCGATGACTTCCGCGTCCCCTTCCGCGACGTCCGAACAGCTCCTGGTGGTCGTGGACGCGGCCGCCCGGCGCACCGACGGGGAGTCCGTACGGATCGCGAAGGACGTGCTCAGCGCGGGGGCGGCCACCAAGGTGTGCCTGCCGGACGGGCCCGAGGAGTTCGCCCGGGCGCTGCTGCGGCGGGGCGCGCGCCGGCCGGTGGTGGTGGGCGACGACCGGGCGCTGCTGCGGACGGTGGCCCTGCTGCACCGGCGGCGGGAGCTGGCCGGGTGCGCGCTGTCCATGGTGCCGGTGGGCGGCCCGGTCGCGCTGGCGCGGTCCCTGGGGCTGCCGGGGAGCGCGGTGGCGGCGGCGCGGGCGGTGCTGGACGGGCGCGAGCGGCGGCTCGACCTGTTGGTGGACGACAGCGACGGGGTGGTGCTGGGGGGTGTGCGCATCCCGTCCGGGGCCGGGACCGGAGCCGGGGGCTTCCCCGGGGACGGCGGGCCGGAGGACGGATGGGGGTTCGGGGCGGAGGCGGCGGGAGGCGCGGGGAGAGGCGCGGCGGGGGGCCGGCCGCGGCCCTGGCTGCGGACCTGCCGCTCCCTGGTGCGCACGCTCGCGGCCCGGCCGGCCCGGTCCGGCGGCGGGGACCCGCAGCGGCTGCGGGTGGAGGTCGACGGCGAGACGGTGGTGGACCTGGACCAGCCGCTGGAGTCGGTGTCGGTGAGACCCGGCGGCGCGGGGGGTCTCGTCACCGTGGAGCTGCGGCCGGTGTCCCCGGGCGCGGCGGTGGAGACGCTGCGGGCGACGGGGCGCCGGGTCACGGTGTCCGGCGCGGACTTCCACTACCGCGCCGACGACACGGTGCTCTGCGGCCCGGTACGGACCCGCACGTGGGAGGCACGGGAGGGCGCGTGGGGGCTGACGTTGCCGTCGGTGTCGCCTCGGGGCGGGTGA